In Scleropages formosus chromosome 6, fSclFor1.1, whole genome shotgun sequence, the genomic stretch TCCCAAAAGTGAGCTGTGCAATGCAACATGGAGAATAGCAACTACCTAAACGGTTACTCATTAATTAACTGCTACTGAACTCACCTTCTTTACAGCTCTACGCACTGCAACAAACCTTCTCGGCTACCGTACCCCCAGCATAGCCTCTTATACGACGCAGAACCCGGAAGCGGAACTCTCGCGATAACTGGACGCTGCGCGAAGACACAGCGACGGGAGCGGAGCAAATGTCCAAAAAGAGGAGCTCTCTTTGGACCCTCAAGCAGGTAACTCACGAAACCAGTTGTGTAGGAGCTTCACAGACTTAATGTGGATTGGTTTTAATTTCAATCTGAAGGTTAATCTCGTTAACTCCAGCCTGAATCTGGGCAGTTTATAATAATGTTTTCCCTTTTAGCTACTACTACGCTATGCTCAATGCTGTGTAGAATCAGAATGAGAATGGAGATGCTACAGCAGAGCTAGCCTGTTTGTTTTATGATTTTGTGGTGTTGATTTTTGTCCGGCCACAGAATTATTTCACCTGTTTTTGGAGTAACTTATTTTAACaaacgtttgtttgttttatatatatatagtatggAACATTTTCTGATTTCCTGGTTTGATGATCATTCATCAGTAACATTGCCAGGGCCTCACCTTTGTTTTAATAATGCCATGGTCATCATGTGACTGCTAGTAAATATGTAGATATGTGCTCTCCAGTGACCTTCTGCTCTCATGTTCTTCGTTTTGCCTTCTTTTCTCTCCCTCACAGGCTGAATGATCACCTCTGTCACGCTCTCTGTTAAGGTCCTGACTGTAAGCCAAGTGCTGAATACATTGCGTGTCAGTTAACAGCTGCCCCGGTCCTGTTCCCTTCATGGCAGCATTGTCTGCATTTCCAGGATTCCGGCTTTTAGAACTGCTTTCTGATAGTCCTCCATATAAGCCACTGCCCCTCATTTTCATTGACTCGGCTTAGTATTATCGTGCTTTGCTCCTGGACTGTCAGCCCTGGAGGAGCTCTGGACACCTTGCCAATATTTGTAGTGCAGCCTCCTGACCATCCATCCCATCAGCTATGCTGTTCTCCCTACGGGAGTTGGTTCAATGGCTGGGCTTTGCCACTTTCGAGCTCTTCCTGCACTTGGGTGCACTGCTAGTCTTCAGCCTGCTGGTAGCGCTGCAAGTCGACCTGTTTGCATCTGGGATGAGCTGGTGGCTGGTCTTCGTGCCACTTTTTGCCGCAGATGGCCTCAGCACCTACTTCACAGCCATCGTGTCAATCCGCCTATACCAGGAGGGTGAGCGGCGGCTGGCTGTACTGCGGCTGCTCTGGGTACTCACTGTGCTCAGTCTGAAGCTGGTGTGCGAGGTTCTCCTGTGCCAGAAGTTGGCTGAGGAGGAGCAGGCACGTGACCTGTGGTTCGGCCTCATCGTCTCGCCGCTCTTTatcctcctgcagctcctcatgATCCGTGCCTGCCGTGTCAACTGAGCATCCTGCCCAAACCTAACCTCTGACAACAGGGGGGATGGAACACAAGCAAAGCTGCGCAGAGCCAACGTGTCAGACTGACCGCTGCAAGACCTGCCCCGATGGACTTGCTAGCTTATTTGCTGCCGTCCTGAGAGTGGAAGCGTTCGGAAGCGAACGTGGAATTCATATACGGCTAATGATGTAATAACCAAACGTCTGGACACTCAAGGTTTCAGCTTGCAGACGTGTCTTCTGCTGAGAGTCAAGTGGCTGGTTATAACTGTCTTCCCCTCCAGGACTGTTGGGACTCCTGTACCCATGTTTCTCCGCCCCATCTTTTGATGTTGAAAGCCTTGTCCTAAGCCCGATTTATGATGTCTGTTCTGACATTTTACATGTTCACAAACTGACACCGGAGATGTGTTCTCTTCCCAGATGCTGTATACCTTGTAATATCTGGTTGGTGCAGTCAATTCAGAAACATACATATTGCATTAGACATCTGTGGCAGTGTTTGTCTTCTTGATTATGCCTGTGCGTAGAATTTTGAAAAATCCGTATGTTCACTTACAGTGAAACTGTAAAATCGATCCAT encodes the following:
- the tmem203 gene encoding transmembrane protein 203 gives rise to the protein MLFSLRELVQWLGFATFELFLHLGALLVFSLLVALQVDLFASGMSWWLVFVPLFAADGLSTYFTAIVSIRLYQEGERRLAVLRLLWVLTVLSLKLVCEVLLCQKLAEEEQARDLWFGLIVSPLFILLQLLMIRACRVN